One part of the Sorangiineae bacterium MSr11954 genome encodes these proteins:
- a CDS encoding DoxX family membrane protein, which yields MKPIQRWLPTALRILLGLVFFVFGLNGFLQFIPPPPIPDSGQAFLGALVTTGYMIPLIKGTEVICSLLLLSNRFVPLALVILAPINVNIFLFHSVLAPAGLPIGILLVALEISLAWAHRAAFRPLFAARAAAAEPEWSEQAVRSAT from the coding sequence ATGAAACCGATCCAACGCTGGCTTCCGACCGCTCTCCGCATTCTTCTGGGGCTCGTCTTCTTCGTGTTCGGGCTGAACGGCTTCTTGCAGTTCATCCCGCCGCCTCCGATACCGGACAGCGGCCAGGCCTTCCTCGGGGCCTTGGTCACGACCGGCTACATGATCCCACTGATCAAAGGGACCGAAGTGATTTGCAGTTTGCTTCTGCTCTCGAACCGTTTCGTGCCCTTGGCCCTCGTGATCCTCGCGCCCATCAACGTGAACATCTTTCTCTTCCACAGCGTCCTCGCGCCCGCCGGCCTGCCCATAGGGATCTTGCTCGTTGCCTTGGAAATCAGCCTCGCGTGGGCGCATCGCGCTGCCTTCCGCCCGCTCTTCGCGGCGCGCGCCGCGGCGGCCGAGCCTGAATGGTCCGAGCAGGCGGTGCGCTCTGCGACGTGA
- a CDS encoding LysR family transcriptional regulator has translation MNEPVESAELLAFTKIVEAKSLSRAASELGVPRATIGRRLSRLEERLGTRLVRRTTRSLTLTDAGDTFYRHARVALDAVRDAEASIRRTDATIRGELRVSVPPTTEESFFAMIGAFAKEHPNVRLHVHFASRFVDLRRDGYDVALRAARDIEPGLVARTLLRSKLIAVASPEYVAEKGAPRRKSDLKKHRCLMGFAHGDLPQTHWPVSGGMVHVEGAFFSNNIRLLADAALRGLGIAFLDGRILQPYLQSGALVQVLPGIIEANVRLAVVYLERELVPAHVRAFVNAVIAWAPVLGKAGGRVRR, from the coding sequence ATGAACGAACCGGTGGAGAGCGCGGAGCTGCTCGCGTTCACCAAGATCGTGGAGGCCAAATCGCTGTCCCGCGCGGCCTCGGAGCTCGGTGTGCCGCGCGCCACCATCGGCCGCCGCCTTTCGCGGCTGGAAGAGCGCTTGGGCACCCGGCTCGTGCGCCGCACGACCCGCAGCCTCACGCTGACCGATGCCGGCGATACCTTTTACCGCCACGCGCGCGTCGCGCTGGACGCCGTCCGCGACGCCGAGGCGAGCATCCGCCGCACCGACGCCACCATCCGCGGCGAGTTGCGGGTGTCGGTGCCGCCCACGACCGAGGAGAGCTTCTTCGCGATGATCGGGGCCTTTGCCAAGGAGCACCCCAATGTGCGTTTGCACGTCCACTTCGCGAGCCGGTTCGTCGATTTGCGGCGCGACGGCTACGACGTGGCCCTCCGCGCGGCGCGGGATATCGAGCCGGGGCTGGTCGCGCGCACTTTGTTGCGCTCCAAGCTCATCGCGGTGGCGTCGCCCGAGTACGTGGCGGAGAAGGGGGCCCCTCGCCGGAAAAGCGATTTGAAGAAACACCGCTGCCTCATGGGCTTTGCACACGGCGATTTGCCGCAGACGCATTGGCCGGTCTCCGGCGGCATGGTTCATGTGGAGGGAGCTTTTTTCTCCAACAATATTCGATTACTGGCCGACGCCGCCCTGCGCGGGCTGGGGATCGCGTTCCTCGATGGCCGCATCTTGCAGCCGTACCTTCAGAGCGGGGCGCTGGTGCAGGTGCTGCCCGGCATCATCGAGGCCAATGTGCGGCTCGCCGTCGTCTATCTGGAGCGGGAGCTCGTTCCCGCGCACGTGCGCGCGTTCGTCAACGCTGTCATCGCGTGGGCCCCCGTGCTGGGCAAAGCAGGGGGGCGTGTGCGTCGATAG
- a CDS encoding 2OG-Fe(II) oxygenase: MEHPDFIEVYENALDLVTCTNIIRQFQTSERVQRGRTGGGVDLELKDSWDMSISNAPEWSSTTVMLNQIALRCLRLYLRKFAHAIVAPLHFKTPNPATGALQLVRAEELATTDESFLTTLAVKAFRPGDINLQKYESDVGGYPYWHCELYPKRDDHGETLHRVLLWTLYLNDSFTEGETEFLYQSRKIRPKAGSLLIAPTAFTHTHRGNRPKGGDKYIATSWILFRRAEQLYEAQPASAR, translated from the coding sequence ATGGAACACCCCGATTTCATCGAGGTCTACGAGAACGCATTGGATTTGGTCACATGCACCAACATCATCCGTCAGTTCCAAACCAGCGAGCGCGTGCAACGGGGCCGGACGGGAGGCGGCGTCGATCTCGAGCTGAAGGACAGCTGGGACATGTCCATTTCCAACGCGCCCGAGTGGTCGTCCACCACGGTGATGCTCAACCAAATCGCCCTTCGCTGTCTGCGCCTCTACTTGCGGAAGTTCGCCCACGCCATCGTGGCGCCGCTGCACTTCAAAACGCCCAACCCGGCCACCGGCGCCCTCCAGCTCGTTCGCGCCGAGGAGCTGGCGACCACCGATGAGAGCTTTTTGACGACCTTGGCCGTCAAAGCGTTTCGACCCGGCGATATCAATCTTCAAAAATACGAATCCGACGTCGGCGGTTATCCCTATTGGCACTGCGAGCTCTATCCCAAACGCGACGATCACGGCGAGACGCTCCACCGCGTTCTTTTGTGGACCCTCTACCTGAATGACTCCTTCACCGAGGGCGAGACCGAGTTCCTCTATCAGTCGCGCAAAATCAGGCCAAAGGCAGGCTCCCTGCTCATCGCCCCCACGGCCTTCACCCATACCCACCGCGGCAACCGCCCCAAAGGCGGCGACAAATACATCGCCACCAGCTGGATCTTGTTCCGCCGCGCCGAACAACTCTACGAGGCGCAGCCTGCATCGGCACGATGA
- a CDS encoding S8 family serine peptidase: protein MKRLGLGATKVSIVATALLSFAPFAFAPLVLFAGGCSASSDESWESRGAALGQGVRPAMEDGHAPVSVLVYLKGAADLAPRAELASASKEARITSVHARLVAHAKRAQGPLLGWLQRQGVSYRRFHIVNAVLVNDASPGLVRHLAARPDVERLVLDRPVALKRVQSPGSESLSPEAIGSNITATGAVRVWNELHVKGAGVVVAGQDTGVDWTHPALQSHYRGWDGATADHRYSWHDAIHSGSGNRCGYDLAAPCDDDQHGTHTMGTIVGDDGAGNQIGMAPDAKWIACRNMDAGVGKPSTYIECSQWFLAPYPQGGDPETQGDPSKAPDVINNSWGCPSSEGCEGAEIVPVLRSLKAAGIVFVASAGNDGPGCKSIRDQPATDGPDALVVGAYNHGNGAIASFSSRGPSTLDGGLGPEVVAPGVSIRSAVPGGRYSGSFSGTSMAGPHVVGEVALLLSAVPALRGQVDKITSIVTGTAAPKTSTETCGGVSGSSVPNNTFGYGVIDAYKAVGSQLGR from the coding sequence ATGAAACGACTCGGCCTCGGTGCAACGAAGGTATCCATCGTCGCGACCGCTCTTCTTTCATTCGCTCCATTCGCTTTTGCTCCGCTCGTTCTCTTTGCGGGCGGATGCAGCGCTTCCTCCGATGAAAGCTGGGAGTCGCGAGGAGCGGCGCTGGGGCAGGGGGTTCGCCCGGCGATGGAAGATGGGCACGCGCCGGTGTCGGTGCTCGTCTATTTGAAGGGCGCCGCGGATCTCGCGCCGCGCGCGGAGCTGGCATCGGCCTCGAAGGAGGCGCGGATCACGTCCGTTCATGCGCGGTTGGTCGCGCACGCCAAGCGCGCGCAAGGACCGCTGCTCGGCTGGCTCCAGCGTCAGGGCGTATCGTATCGGCGCTTTCATATCGTCAACGCCGTGCTGGTGAACGACGCGAGCCCCGGCTTGGTGCGGCACCTCGCGGCGCGGCCCGATGTGGAGCGGCTCGTGCTCGATCGGCCGGTAGCTTTGAAGCGGGTGCAAAGCCCAGGTTCGGAGAGCCTGTCCCCCGAGGCGATCGGCTCGAACATCACCGCCACCGGCGCGGTCCGTGTTTGGAACGAGCTGCACGTCAAGGGCGCGGGGGTGGTGGTCGCGGGGCAGGACACGGGGGTCGATTGGACGCACCCGGCGCTCCAATCGCATTACCGCGGCTGGGACGGCGCCACCGCCGATCATCGATACAGCTGGCACGACGCCATCCACTCCGGCTCCGGAAACCGATGTGGATACGATCTCGCCGCGCCCTGCGACGACGATCAGCACGGCACGCACACCATGGGGACCATCGTGGGGGACGACGGCGCCGGCAATCAAATTGGAATGGCCCCGGACGCCAAATGGATTGCATGTCGAAATATGGATGCAGGGGTGGGAAAGCCTTCGACATACATCGAGTGCTCGCAATGGTTCCTCGCCCCCTATCCGCAAGGTGGCGATCCCGAGACCCAAGGCGATCCTTCGAAGGCGCCCGACGTGATCAACAACTCATGGGGTTGCCCCTCGTCCGAGGGCTGCGAGGGCGCCGAGATCGTGCCCGTTCTTCGATCGCTGAAGGCGGCCGGCATCGTCTTCGTCGCCTCCGCCGGCAACGATGGTCCCGGCTGCAAGAGCATCCGCGATCAGCCGGCCACCGATGGCCCCGACGCGCTGGTGGTGGGCGCGTACAACCATGGCAACGGCGCCATCGCCTCGTTCTCCAGCCGCGGGCCCTCCACCCTCGATGGAGGCCTGGGGCCCGAGGTCGTCGCGCCGGGGGTGTCCATTCGCTCCGCGGTGCCGGGCGGAAGGTACTCCGGCTCCTTCAGCGGCACGTCGATGGCCGGACCGCACGTCGTGGGCGAGGTGGCGCTCCTCCTATCGGCCGTGCCCGCATTGCGCGGCCAAGTCGACAAAATCACGAGCATCGTCACCGGCACCGCCGCACCGAAGACGTCCACGGAGACATGCGGTGGTGTCAGCGGCTCCAGCGTTCCGAACAACACCTTTGGCTACGGCGTCATCGACGCCTACAAAGCCGTCGGATCGCAGCTCGGGCGCTGA
- a CDS encoding (2Fe-2S)-binding protein, producing MPTYDFTLNGQSVTVEAPADMPLLWVLRDKLGITGPKYGCGVGVCRACTCHLDGAAFAACQLNMGDLPPGASVTTIEGLATNGVLHPVQQAWIDCDVAQCGFCQAGQIMAAAALLASKPRPTDSDIDTIENVCRCGSYFRIRQAIKKAAGV from the coding sequence ATGCCGACCTACGACTTTACGCTCAACGGCCAATCGGTCACCGTCGAGGCCCCCGCCGATATGCCCCTCTTGTGGGTCCTGCGCGACAAGCTCGGAATCACCGGCCCCAAATACGGCTGCGGGGTCGGCGTGTGCCGCGCCTGCACCTGCCACCTCGACGGCGCCGCCTTTGCCGCGTGCCAGCTCAACATGGGCGATCTGCCGCCCGGCGCCTCGGTCACCACCATCGAGGGGCTCGCCACGAATGGGGTGCTGCACCCCGTTCAGCAAGCTTGGATCGATTGCGACGTGGCGCAGTGTGGTTTCTGCCAAGCGGGTCAAATCATGGCCGCCGCGGCATTGCTCGCATCCAAGCCGCGCCCCACCGATTCCGACATCGACACCATCGAAAACGTATGCCGGTGTGGCTCTTATTTCCGAATCCGGCAGGCGATCAAAAAAGCCGCCGGCGTGTGA
- a CDS encoding molybdopterin-dependent oxidoreductase, which produces MQKDPSGDRLRNESAVEVDVPTDAGLGRRRFLTYLIAAPILTVACRSEQLDAPLPAETAGASQAPLGIPDIVDLGDALILAGALTVWNLALEVKPDNRIALRLPRAEVGQGITTTAAMLVAEELDARLADVEVALCDAEPEILFNQLTAGSNSVRSLYTPIRATAAAARARLVTAAAQLFKVPADKLTTKDTSVIAPDGRRATYGSLSAAASRIVLPAISPAPKDPSKFTVIGEPTTRIDAREIVTGNAKYTMDLDVPGAMPTVVARPPTIKGTVASFDASAARGMPGVLAITPIPTGIAVTAETFHQAFMARDALRITWNDGPIAALSDADITRKLTSALLPLAVPPVLSLHVDAEFDFAFVSHAPMEVLSAVADVRGGKADVWCSSKSPIIAQQTIAATLGMPQSAVTVHVVRGGGSFGRRLFFDAALEAAQVSKAIGRPVKLMWSRNDDTRHGRMRPASHHKLRATHLLGSVLTYEHRVAAVKTDLGHGLGEALTAIGFTLLGGVPNQLFFLLSENVPYNFGVTTQLLSEVPLEMHTGSWRSVYSGFVAVANEIMVDEIARALGKDPVAFRKSTLSSSRAKAVLAKVASAGHWGRTMPPGTAQGVALHEEYKSCVACLVEIDTRDAANGPRVTKAVVAADVGRAINPRGLEAQLMGATTDGISVTLQAGLHIDKGAVREGSFSDFRYARMRNTPLEFEVHILPPSGEPGGAGELAYPAAAAAVANAYARATGTSPRRFPISG; this is translated from the coding sequence ATGCAGAAAGATCCGAGCGGCGATCGGTTGCGCAACGAATCGGCCGTCGAGGTGGATGTTCCCACGGACGCGGGCCTCGGACGCCGACGTTTTCTGACATACCTGATCGCGGCGCCCATTCTGACGGTGGCCTGTCGCTCGGAGCAGCTCGATGCGCCCCTGCCCGCGGAGACCGCCGGTGCATCGCAAGCGCCGCTCGGGATCCCCGACATCGTCGACCTTGGCGATGCCTTGATCCTCGCCGGAGCGCTCACCGTGTGGAACCTGGCCCTGGAGGTGAAACCCGACAACCGCATCGCGCTCCGCTTGCCGCGGGCCGAGGTCGGCCAAGGGATCACCACCACGGCCGCCATGTTGGTGGCCGAGGAGCTGGACGCGCGCTTGGCCGACGTCGAGGTGGCGCTCTGCGACGCCGAACCGGAGATCCTCTTCAACCAGCTCACCGCAGGCTCCAACTCGGTGCGCTCGCTCTACACCCCCATCCGGGCCACCGCGGCCGCGGCCCGCGCGCGCTTGGTCACGGCCGCCGCGCAGCTCTTCAAGGTGCCGGCGGACAAGCTCACCACCAAGGACACCTCGGTCATCGCGCCCGATGGGCGCCGCGCCACCTACGGCTCCCTCTCCGCGGCGGCCTCGCGGATCGTGCTGCCCGCCATTTCGCCGGCGCCCAAGGATCCGTCCAAGTTCACGGTGATTGGCGAGCCCACCACGCGCATCGACGCGCGTGAGATCGTCACCGGCAACGCCAAGTACACGATGGACCTGGACGTTCCGGGCGCGATGCCCACGGTGGTCGCGCGGCCCCCGACCATCAAGGGAACGGTGGCCTCGTTCGATGCTTCGGCCGCGCGTGGGATGCCGGGGGTCCTCGCCATCACCCCGATCCCCACCGGCATCGCGGTGACCGCCGAGACCTTTCACCAGGCGTTCATGGCGCGCGACGCGCTTCGCATCACGTGGAACGATGGCCCCATCGCCGCGCTCTCGGACGCGGACATCACGCGTAAGCTCACCTCCGCCCTCCTCCCGCTCGCCGTCCCGCCGGTCCTGAGCCTGCACGTCGACGCGGAGTTCGACTTTGCGTTCGTCAGCCATGCGCCCATGGAGGTGCTCAGCGCCGTGGCCGATGTGCGGGGCGGAAAAGCCGACGTGTGGTGCTCGTCCAAGTCGCCCATCATCGCGCAGCAGACCATCGCCGCCACCTTGGGCATGCCCCAGAGCGCCGTGACCGTGCACGTGGTGCGCGGCGGCGGCTCGTTTGGCCGGCGGCTCTTCTTCGACGCCGCGCTGGAGGCGGCGCAGGTGTCCAAGGCCATCGGCCGCCCCGTCAAGTTGATGTGGAGCCGCAACGACGACACCCGGCATGGCCGGATGCGGCCCGCGAGCCATCATAAGCTCCGAGCCACACACCTGCTCGGATCCGTGCTCACCTACGAGCACCGGGTGGCCGCCGTCAAAACCGATTTGGGCCACGGCCTGGGCGAGGCGCTGACCGCCATTGGCTTTACGCTCCTCGGCGGGGTGCCGAACCAGCTCTTCTTCCTTCTGTCCGAGAACGTCCCTTACAATTTCGGGGTGACTACGCAGCTTTTGTCCGAGGTGCCGCTCGAGATGCACACCGGCAGCTGGCGATCGGTCTATTCGGGTTTCGTCGCCGTGGCCAACGAGATCATGGTCGACGAGATCGCGCGCGCCCTCGGAAAAGATCCGGTGGCGTTCCGCAAATCGACTTTGTCCTCATCCCGCGCCAAGGCGGTGCTCGCAAAGGTGGCCAGCGCAGGCCACTGGGGCCGGACGATGCCACCCGGCACGGCCCAAGGTGTGGCCCTTCACGAAGAGTACAAATCGTGCGTCGCCTGTCTGGTGGAGATCGACACCCGGGATGCCGCGAACGGCCCGCGCGTGACGAAAGCCGTGGTGGCCGCCGACGTGGGCCGCGCCATCAATCCACGCGGGCTGGAGGCGCAGCTCATGGGCGCGACCACCGATGGCATCTCGGTGACCTTGCAAGCGGGTTTGCACATCGACAAGGGCGCGGTCCGCGAGGGGAGCTTTTCGGACTTTCGCTATGCGCGTATGCGCAACACGCCATTGGAGTTCGAAGTGCACATTCTGCCCCCCAGCGGAGAGCCGGGCGGCGCCGGGGAGCTCGCCTATCCGGCCGCCGCCGCCGCCGTGGCCAATGCCTATGCCCGTGCCACCGGTACGAGCCCTCGCCGTTTCCCCATCTCCGGGTAA
- a CDS encoding nucleotidyltransferase family protein yields the protein MSSAHKSRAVHAVILAAGGSRRLGRPKQLVELGGVSLLRRAVDVAQAADVASVTVVLGAREEDMVAELSGLSVRAVHNPDWEAGMGSSIRCGARALGPLAEDEAMLFLLCDQLRLTTAHLDAMVATFRASEARAIIVASGYAGTAGVPVLFSTAFVEELTHLADSEGGKHLLARHAPHVRVVPLPDGERDLDTAEDLRLLRARANEDD from the coding sequence ATGAGCTCCGCGCATAAAAGCCGCGCCGTTCATGCCGTGATCCTGGCGGCGGGCGGCTCGCGCCGTTTGGGACGTCCCAAGCAGCTCGTGGAGCTCGGGGGTGTAAGCCTTTTGCGCAGGGCGGTCGATGTCGCGCAGGCGGCGGACGTGGCCTCGGTGACCGTGGTGCTCGGGGCGCGCGAGGAGGACATGGTGGCGGAGCTCTCGGGGCTCTCGGTTCGGGCGGTGCACAATCCGGATTGGGAGGCCGGCATGGGCTCGTCCATCCGTTGCGGTGCGCGCGCGCTGGGCCCGCTCGCCGAGGACGAAGCGATGCTCTTTTTGCTGTGCGATCAGCTGCGGCTGACGACGGCGCACCTCGACGCCATGGTGGCGACCTTTCGCGCGAGCGAGGCGCGCGCCATCATCGTGGCCAGCGGTTACGCGGGGACGGCGGGGGTGCCCGTGCTCTTTTCCACGGCGTTCGTGGAGGAGCTCACGCACCTGGCCGATTCGGAGGGCGGCAAGCACCTGCTCGCGCGGCACGCGCCGCATGTTCGGGTGGTACCGCTGCCAGATGGCGAGCGCGATCTCGACACGGCCGAGGATCTGCGCCTCCTTCGCGCCCGCGCAAACGAAGACGATTAA
- a CDS encoding AraC family transcriptional regulator → MSHWIAARERVTSLLKELANAACVARGDEPRSCGMRPSGLDGVGIVSAFESLPRSPTVYEPSIVILAQGQKRGYLGDQVYTYDADNYLVLSVPLPFECETFASPAEPLLGISLHVDPATLGELLLEMDDTPPAGETAHGIYANPMTDELSDALVRLLECLRSPTDRRVLGRSIVREMTYRVLCGEQSGGALRALASRHSHLGQISKVLRRIHAEYSDNLDVETLAREAGMSHSTFHHHFRAVTSSSPLQYLKSIRLHKARLLMVQEGLNASVAARHVGYESASQFSREFKRFFGDSPAVDTAKLRAARS, encoded by the coding sequence ATGAGCCACTGGATCGCTGCGAGGGAACGGGTGACCTCGCTCTTGAAGGAGCTCGCCAACGCCGCGTGCGTCGCCCGAGGGGATGAACCGAGGTCCTGCGGAATGAGACCTTCGGGTCTGGACGGCGTGGGCATCGTCTCCGCGTTCGAGTCGCTGCCGCGATCGCCCACCGTCTACGAGCCGAGCATCGTGATCCTCGCCCAAGGGCAGAAGAGAGGCTACCTCGGCGATCAGGTGTACACGTACGACGCGGACAATTATCTGGTCCTGTCGGTGCCGCTCCCCTTCGAGTGCGAGACGTTCGCCTCGCCCGCCGAGCCGCTGCTCGGGATCTCCTTGCACGTGGATCCCGCCACGCTGGGCGAGCTGCTCCTGGAAATGGACGACACCCCACCCGCGGGCGAAACGGCGCACGGGATCTATGCGAACCCCATGACCGACGAGCTCTCGGACGCCCTCGTGCGCCTCCTGGAGTGCCTTCGCTCACCGACCGATCGCCGGGTGCTCGGTCGGTCCATCGTGCGCGAGATGACGTATCGTGTTCTCTGCGGCGAGCAGAGTGGCGGTGCGCTGCGGGCGCTGGCCAGCCGGCATAGTCACCTTGGGCAGATCAGCAAGGTGCTGCGCCGGATTCACGCGGAGTACTCGGATAACCTCGACGTGGAGACACTGGCGCGCGAGGCCGGAATGAGCCACTCGACATTCCATCATCATTTTCGGGCGGTCACCTCGAGCTCCCCGCTCCAGTACCTCAAAAGCATCCGGCTGCACAAAGCGCGGCTGCTGATGGTGCAAGAGGGGCTCAACGCCAGCGTGGCGGCGCGCCATGTCGGATACGAGAGCGCCTCCCAGTTCAGCCGTGAGTTCAAGCGTTTCTTTGGCGATAGCCCAGCCGTAGACACGGCCAAGCTGCGCGCAGCACGCAGCTGA
- a CDS encoding NAD(P)-dependent alcohol dehydrogenase, with protein MSKTSSYAAQSATSPLAPFSIERREPGPRDIEIEVLYCGVCHSDLHMVRNEWKSSLYPVVPGHEIVGRVSRVGAEVKNFKAGDLAAAGCLVDSCRTCPSCKEGLEQYCEGTFTLTYGSPDKDFPGKSTYGGYSGKIVIDQDFVLHVPSNLDLAGTAPLLCAGITLYSPLRHWKAGPGKKVGIVGLGGLGHMGVKFAHAFGAQTVLFTTSASKIEDGKRLGADEVVVSKNASEMRKHTESFDLIVNTVAVSHDLDPFTTLLKRDGTLCLVGAPEHPHPSPNISNIIFKRRQIAGSLIGGIRETQEMLDFCGKHGITSDVEVIPIQKINEAYERMLRSDVRYRFVIDNASLSAS; from the coding sequence GTGAGCAAGACGTCAAGCTACGCAGCACAAAGTGCAACTTCTCCGCTGGCCCCGTTTTCGATCGAGCGCCGCGAGCCCGGTCCGCGGGACATCGAGATCGAGGTTCTTTATTGCGGTGTGTGCCACTCCGATTTGCACATGGTGCGCAACGAGTGGAAGAGCAGCCTGTACCCGGTGGTACCGGGGCACGAGATCGTGGGAAGGGTGAGCCGGGTCGGTGCCGAGGTCAAAAATTTCAAGGCCGGGGATCTGGCGGCCGCGGGCTGCCTGGTGGACTCGTGCCGAACCTGCCCGAGCTGCAAAGAGGGGCTCGAGCAGTATTGCGAGGGCACCTTTACCCTCACCTACGGTAGCCCCGACAAGGACTTCCCCGGCAAATCGACCTACGGTGGCTATTCGGGAAAGATCGTGATCGACCAGGACTTCGTCCTTCACGTGCCGAGCAACCTGGACCTGGCGGGCACCGCGCCGCTTTTGTGCGCGGGTATTACCTTGTATTCGCCGCTCCGGCATTGGAAGGCGGGCCCGGGCAAGAAGGTCGGTATCGTGGGCCTTGGCGGGTTGGGCCATATGGGGGTGAAGTTTGCGCACGCGTTCGGCGCCCAGACGGTGCTGTTCACCACCTCGGCCAGCAAAATCGAAGACGGCAAGCGCCTGGGGGCCGACGAGGTCGTCGTATCCAAGAACGCGAGCGAGATGCGCAAGCACACCGAGAGCTTCGATCTCATCGTGAACACCGTGGCCGTGTCGCACGATCTGGACCCATTTACGACCTTGCTCAAACGCGATGGCACCTTGTGCCTGGTGGGCGCCCCGGAGCACCCGCACCCGTCGCCGAACATCTCGAACATCATCTTCAAGCGCCGCCAGATCGCCGGCTCGCTCATCGGCGGCATCCGCGAGACGCAAGAGATGCTCGACTTTTGCGGCAAGCACGGGATCACCTCCGACGTCGAGGTGATCCCGATCCAAAAAATCAACGAGGCCTACGAGCGCATGCTGCGCAGCGACGTTCGCTACCGCTTCGTGATCGACAACGCGTCGCTGTCGGCGAGCTAG
- a CDS encoding pirin family protein translates to MQSPILDVRPLGFPWETPNPFLFCVHHRDTYPAGNERLGPAASLAGRNLGEDFTLKDGWRMYHGKVVPGFPQHPHRGFETVTIVRQGYIDHADSLGAAARFGAGDVQWLTAGGGIVHSEMFPLLDREQPNTLELFQIWLNLPSEDKLTSPHFMLWSHDIPRVTAVDGDGRKAEITVVAGSLDQRRAPAPPPRSWASRADTDVAIWSIRLEPHAAWTLPRAHHPAVARQLYFFQGNDLRIGGETLASHASIRLDPGAEVPIVAGATGCDLLLLQGRPIAEPVVQYGPFVMNTRAEIERAFADYQRTRFGGWPWPADDPVHPRDQGRFARHVDGRVEKR, encoded by the coding sequence ATGCAAAGCCCGATACTGGATGTTCGGCCGCTCGGATTTCCTTGGGAGACGCCCAACCCCTTCTTGTTCTGCGTCCATCATCGCGACACCTACCCCGCGGGCAACGAACGCCTGGGGCCGGCCGCCTCGCTGGCCGGGCGAAACTTGGGCGAGGACTTCACCCTCAAGGACGGATGGCGCATGTACCATGGCAAGGTCGTGCCCGGCTTCCCGCAGCATCCGCACCGCGGGTTCGAGACGGTCACCATCGTCCGGCAAGGCTACATCGATCACGCGGACTCGCTGGGCGCCGCCGCGCGATTTGGCGCGGGCGACGTGCAGTGGCTCACCGCCGGCGGCGGCATCGTGCACTCGGAGATGTTCCCGCTCCTCGATCGCGAGCAGCCGAACACCCTCGAGCTCTTTCAAATCTGGCTCAATCTCCCCAGCGAGGACAAGCTCACCTCGCCGCACTTCATGCTCTGGAGCCACGATATCCCCCGCGTCACCGCGGTGGACGGCGACGGTCGCAAGGCCGAGATCACGGTCGTCGCCGGGAGCCTCGACCAGCGCCGCGCCCCCGCACCCCCGCCCCGCTCCTGGGCCTCGCGCGCCGATACGGACGTGGCCATCTGGAGCATCCGCCTGGAGCCGCACGCCGCGTGGACCCTGCCGCGCGCCCATCACCCCGCGGTCGCGCGGCAGCTCTATTTCTTCCAAGGAAACGATCTGCGCATCGGCGGCGAGACCTTGGCCTCGCACGCCAGCATCCGCCTCGATCCCGGCGCCGAGGTGCCGATCGTTGCCGGGGCAACAGGATGCGATCTCCTCCTGCTGCAAGGCCGGCCCATCGCCGAGCCGGTCGTGCAGTATGGCCCCTTCGTCATGAACACCCGCGCCGAGATCGAGCGCGCCTTCGCCGACTACCAGCGCACCCGGTTCGGCGGATGGCCGTGGCCCGCCGACGATCCCGTGCACCCGCGCGACCAAGGCCGCTTCGCCCGCCACGTGGACGGGCGCGTGGAGAAGCGGTAG
- the thpR gene encoding RNA 2',3'-cyclic phosphodiesterase, producing the protein MSQEARSEDAARAFIALDPDPRTRELLTERMAAVRALPGLPRLRWVVPNDLHVTLKFLGDTPRERIAGIEAALGPIAAAATAPCFRRAIFEAFPRLDRANVLVFELDDEGPCAQLAAAVEDAAFGLGFPREGRRYRPHVTMARARPPCDVRFAAAAMPPIDLGRVPFTSMTLYESRTPPQGAQTRERYTPLVRFALGG; encoded by the coding sequence ATGAGCCAGGAAGCACGCTCCGAGGACGCGGCGCGCGCCTTCATCGCGCTCGATCCCGACCCGCGAACCCGCGAGCTCTTGACGGAGCGCATGGCCGCCGTACGCGCCCTCCCCGGGCTGCCCCGCCTTCGATGGGTCGTGCCCAACGATCTGCACGTGACCCTCAAGTTCCTGGGCGACACCCCGCGCGAGCGCATCGCCGGCATCGAGGCCGCCCTGGGGCCCATCGCCGCGGCGGCCACCGCGCCCTGCTTTCGCCGCGCGATCTTCGAGGCCTTCCCGCGCTTGGATCGCGCCAATGTGCTCGTCTTCGAGCTCGACGACGAGGGCCCCTGCGCCCAGCTCGCGGCAGCGGTGGAAGACGCCGCCTTCGGGCTTGGCTTTCCCCGCGAGGGCCGGCGCTATCGGCCCCATGTGACCATGGCGCGGGCGCGCCCTCCGTGCGATGTACGCTTCGCGGCCGCCGCCATGCCGCCCATCGACCTGGGGCGCGTCCCCTTTACCTCGATGACCCTCTACGAGAGCCGCACGCCCCCGCAAGGCGCCCAAACCCGAGAACGCTACACCCCCCTCGTACGCTTCGCGCTGGGCGGCTAG